Proteins from a genomic interval of Nocardia sp. BMG51109:
- a CDS encoding enoyl-CoA hydratase/isomerase family protein — translation MYDLPDEIDVRSDGPVRIITLNRPDALNAVDDNLHTGLARLWPRLSEDRDARVAVLTGAGKAFSAGGDFTYLEELSRDSDLRAKTIAHGRDIVLGMARCRVPVIAAVNGPAVGLGCSLVALSDVAYIAETGYLKDPHVQVGLVAADGGPLTWPLHTSLLLAKEYALTGAKIPAQRAWEMGLVNHVVADPLAEATACAKRILELPRLAVESTKRLLNLQLERAVLATLDYATTAEDLTFQSEDFRAVIGKLTAGKG, via the coding sequence ATGTACGACCTGCCCGACGAAATCGACGTCCGCTCCGACGGCCCGGTCCGGATCATCACGCTGAACCGGCCCGACGCGCTCAATGCCGTCGACGACAACCTGCACACCGGCCTGGCCCGGCTCTGGCCGCGGCTGAGCGAGGACCGCGACGCGCGCGTCGCGGTGCTGACCGGCGCCGGCAAGGCGTTCTCCGCCGGCGGCGATTTCACCTATCTCGAAGAGCTGAGCCGGGATTCGGACCTGCGCGCCAAGACGATCGCGCACGGCCGCGACATCGTGCTCGGCATGGCGCGGTGCCGGGTGCCGGTGATCGCGGCGGTGAACGGTCCCGCGGTCGGGCTGGGCTGTAGTTTGGTGGCGCTCAGCGATGTCGCCTATATCGCCGAGACCGGGTATCTGAAGGACCCGCACGTTCAGGTGGGCTTGGTCGCCGCCGACGGCGGGCCGCTGACCTGGCCGCTGCACACCAGCCTGCTGCTGGCCAAGGAGTACGCGCTGACCGGGGCGAAGATACCCGCCCAGCGGGCCTGGGAGATGGGGCTGGTCAACCATGTGGTCGCCGACCCGCTGGCCGAGGCGACGGCCTGCGCGAAGCGCATTCTCGAACTGCCCCGGCTGGCGGTGGAGAGCACCAAGCGCCTGCTGAACCTGCAACTGGAGCGCGCGGTGCTGGCGACGCTGGACTACGCGACGACCGCCGAGGACCTCACCTTCCAGTCCGAGGACTTCCGCGCGGTGATCGGCAAGCTCACCGCGGGCAAGGGCTGA
- a CDS encoding SDR family NAD(P)-dependent oxidoreductase, giving the protein MQISGSSALVVGGTGGLGEATVRRLHAAGAKVVVADVADDKGKQLQSELGIRYVHTDATDEDSVLAAIAEAESLGPLRISVDTHGGPATGGRLVGKDGSPLALDGFRTTIEFYLIAVFNVLRLSAAAIAKSEPLDEGARGVIVNTASIAAFEGQTGQIPYSAAKGGVVGMTLVAARDLSPLGIRVVTIAPGTVNTPAYGQAADKLEAYWSPQVPFPKRMGRSEEYAQLATSIIENDYLNGEVIRLDGALRFPPK; this is encoded by the coding sequence ATGCAAATCAGTGGAAGCTCCGCCCTGGTGGTGGGCGGAACCGGCGGCCTGGGCGAGGCCACGGTGCGCCGCCTGCACGCCGCGGGAGCCAAGGTCGTGGTCGCCGACGTCGCCGACGACAAGGGCAAACAGCTGCAATCCGAGCTCGGGATCCGCTACGTGCACACCGACGCCACCGACGAGGATTCGGTGCTCGCCGCCATCGCCGAGGCGGAATCGCTCGGCCCGCTGCGGATCTCGGTCGACACCCACGGCGGCCCCGCGACCGGCGGCCGGCTGGTCGGCAAGGACGGCTCACCGCTGGCCCTGGACGGCTTCCGCACCACGATCGAGTTCTATCTGATCGCCGTATTCAACGTGCTGCGGCTGTCGGCCGCCGCGATCGCCAAGTCCGAGCCGCTGGACGAGGGTGCGCGCGGCGTCATCGTGAACACCGCCTCGATCGCCGCCTTCGAGGGACAGACCGGCCAGATTCCGTACTCGGCGGCCAAGGGCGGCGTCGTCGGCATGACCCTGGTCGCCGCGCGCGACCTGTCGCCGCTGGGCATCCGCGTCGTCACGATCGCCCCCGGCACCGTGAACACCCCCGCCTACGGGCAGGCCGCCGACAAGCTGGAGGCCTACTGGTCCCCGCAGGTGCCCTTCCCGAAGCGCATGGGCCGCTCCGAGGAGTACGCCCAGCTGGCGACCTCGATCATCGAGAACGACTATCTCAACGGCGAGGTCATCCGCCTCGACGGAGCGCTGCGCTTCCCCCCGAAGTGA
- a CDS encoding thiolase family protein, translating to MPEAVIVSALRTPIGTARKGTLRDTNAFDLANHVVGAAAEGLDAARIDDVILGEGRYGGGVVARHAAVTAGLTSVPGAALNRHCAAGMSAVQTAAAGIRAGMDELVIAGGVNSDSTAPRQRFRVGEDEWIDPWVSPSHPDRPDAPAMDMSITVGWNAAVRAGLSREDLDAWALRSHRNAVAAIDEGRFKEEIVPIETPHGLFDTDEHPRRDTSMEKLAGLKVLHPEIEGFSITAGNSSGANDAAAALVVASERVGLAPLAYIRSWASVGVDPAVTGLAPIEAITKAVARAGISLSQVRLLEINEAFASVPIATIRALDLDPDLVNVSGSGCSLGHPVAASGARMIVTMVHELRRRGGGFGIVAMCAGGGMGSATVLEVPAA from the coding sequence ATGCCTGAAGCCGTCATCGTGTCCGCGCTGCGGACTCCCATCGGTACCGCACGGAAGGGGACGCTGCGCGATACGAACGCCTTCGATCTGGCCAACCACGTGGTCGGGGCCGCCGCCGAGGGCCTCGACGCCGCGCGCATCGATGACGTGATCCTGGGCGAGGGCCGGTACGGGGGCGGGGTGGTGGCCCGGCACGCGGCCGTGACCGCCGGGCTCACCTCGGTGCCGGGCGCGGCGCTGAACCGGCACTGCGCGGCCGGGATGTCCGCGGTGCAGACGGCCGCCGCCGGGATCCGCGCCGGAATGGACGAGCTGGTGATCGCGGGCGGGGTGAACTCCGATTCCACGGCGCCCCGGCAGCGGTTCCGGGTCGGCGAGGACGAGTGGATTGATCCGTGGGTGTCGCCCAGCCATCCCGACCGTCCCGACGCCCCCGCGATGGACATGTCGATCACCGTCGGCTGGAATGCCGCTGTGCGCGCCGGCCTCTCGCGCGAGGACCTGGACGCCTGGGCGCTGCGCTCGCACAGGAACGCGGTCGCTGCCATTGACGAGGGCCGGTTCAAGGAGGAGATCGTCCCGATCGAGACCCCGCACGGCCTGTTCGACACCGACGAGCATCCGCGCCGCGACACCAGCATGGAGAAGCTGGCCGGGCTGAAGGTGCTGCATCCGGAAATCGAGGGCTTCTCGATCACCGCGGGCAACTCCAGCGGCGCCAACGACGCGGCGGCCGCGCTCGTCGTGGCCAGCGAGCGGGTGGGGCTGGCGCCGCTGGCCTACATCCGGTCGTGGGCGTCGGTGGGTGTCGATCCGGCCGTCACGGGCCTGGCGCCGATCGAGGCGATCACCAAGGCCGTTGCGCGGGCAGGGATCTCGCTGTCGCAGGTCCGGCTGCTCGAGATCAACGAGGCATTCGCCTCGGTGCCGATCGCGACCATCCGGGCGCTCGACCTCGATCCGGATCTGGTGAACGTGAGCGGCAGCGGCTGCTCGCTGGGGCATCCCGTGGCGGCGAGCGGCGCGCGGATGATCGTCACGATGGTGCACGAATTGCGCCGTCGCGGCGGCGGTTTCGGCATCGTGGCGATGTGCGCGGGCGGCGGCATGGGTTCGGCCACCGTGCTCGAGGTGCCCGCTGCGTGA
- a CDS encoding ArgK/MeaB family GTPase, producing MSGANGTAPGHDPTELLAQARAGSARATGRLLSLIEGPRRGEVQAVLAPASIRVIGVTGPPGAGKSTTIAALAAAYRERGLRVAVLAVDPSSPYSGGALLGDRIRMAQHIDDPGVLIRSLATRGHMGGLSAAVPAAVGLLAALDYGVVLLETVGVGQSEIEIAAVADPTLVILNPGAGDAVQAAKAGLLEVADLLVVNKADREGAEQTVRDLRAESAAPILTLIASRGERVAELVEAIEAHHRADTPERRTARARAQILSLAQTRLRTHAELDRLAAAVAAGECDAYHAAERLLPFSH from the coding sequence GTGAGTGGGGCCAACGGCACGGCGCCCGGCCACGACCCGACCGAACTGCTCGCGCAGGCGCGGGCGGGTTCGGCGCGGGCGACCGGCCGGCTGCTGAGCCTGATCGAGGGGCCGCGGCGCGGCGAGGTGCAGGCGGTGCTCGCGCCGGCGTCGATCCGGGTGATCGGCGTGACGGGCCCGCCGGGTGCGGGTAAATCGACCACCATCGCCGCGCTCGCGGCCGCCTACCGTGAGCGCGGGCTGCGAGTCGCCGTCCTCGCGGTCGACCCGTCCTCGCCCTACAGCGGCGGCGCGCTGCTGGGCGACCGGATCCGGATGGCCCAGCACATCGACGACCCGGGCGTCCTGATCCGGTCGCTGGCCACCCGCGGGCATATGGGCGGCCTGTCCGCCGCGGTCCCCGCCGCCGTCGGCCTGCTCGCGGCCCTCGACTACGGCGTGGTGCTGTTGGAGACCGTGGGCGTGGGCCAGTCCGAGATCGAGATCGCCGCCGTCGCCGACCCCACCCTGGTGATCCTGAATCCCGGTGCGGGAGACGCGGTTCAGGCCGCGAAGGCGGGCCTGCTGGAGGTCGCCGACCTGCTGGTGGTGAACAAGGCCGACCGCGAGGGCGCCGAGCAGACGGTCCGCGACCTGCGGGCCGAATCGGCCGCACCGATCCTCACCCTGATCGCCTCGCGCGGCGAGCGAGTCGCGGAACTGGTCGAGGCGATCGAGGCCCATCACCGCGCGGATACGCCGGAACGGCGGACGGCGCGGGCCCGCGCGCAGATCCTGTCGCTGGCGCAGACCCGGTTGCGCACCCATGCGGAGTTGGACCGTTTGGCCGCGGCGGTCGCGGCCGGCGAGTGCGATGCTTACCACGCGGCCGAACGGCTGCTGCCTTTCTCGCACTGA
- a CDS encoding glycosyltransferase family 2 protein — protein sequence MSSSEEKTVGLALVTYQSAEDLPGFLETLPAAVEPYAVDVVGIDNVSTDRSAGIVEEFGGRVVRNTRNVGLAAAINQGAAATGTEWILVANPDTVLTAGSIASLIDTAKADARIGMIGPRILRLDGTPYPSGRRFPSLAVGIAHALLGGIWPGNPATRRYFGEPVTDVSDVDWISGCCMLFRREAFEAVGGFDDRYFLYFEETKMALDMHRGGWRVVLDPNAEIRHREGGSMRSAPFRKVRSHHRSALRFYCDYHRGSPWIVFAPLVAAGLIVRGLAAVARTALLQRLKNG from the coding sequence ATGTCCAGCTCGGAGGAGAAGACCGTCGGTCTGGCCCTCGTCACCTACCAGAGCGCCGAGGATCTGCCGGGATTCCTGGAAACGCTTCCGGCAGCGGTGGAACCGTACGCGGTCGACGTGGTCGGCATCGACAACGTCTCCACCGACCGCAGTGCCGGCATCGTCGAGGAATTCGGCGGCCGGGTCGTTCGCAACACGCGAAATGTCGGCTTGGCCGCGGCGATCAATCAGGGTGCGGCGGCGACCGGCACGGAATGGATTCTCGTCGCCAACCCCGACACGGTGCTCACGGCAGGCTCGATCGCCTCCCTGATCGATACGGCGAAGGCCGACGCCCGAATCGGCATGATCGGCCCGCGCATCCTGCGGCTGGACGGCACGCCGTACCCGAGCGGGCGCCGGTTCCCGTCCCTGGCGGTCGGCATCGCGCACGCTCTGCTGGGCGGGATCTGGCCGGGCAACCCGGCGACGCGCCGCTATTTCGGCGAGCCCGTCACCGATGTCAGCGATGTGGACTGGATCTCCGGCTGCTGCATGCTGTTTCGCCGCGAGGCGTTCGAGGCGGTGGGCGGCTTCGACGACCGCTACTTCCTCTATTTCGAGGAAACCAAGATGGCTCTCGACATGCACCGTGGCGGCTGGCGGGTCGTCCTCGACCCGAACGCCGAGATCCGCCACCGCGAGGGCGGCAGCATGCGCTCCGCCCCGTTCCGGAAGGTCCGATCCCACCACCGCAGCGCCCTGCGCTTCTACTGCGACTACCACCGGGGATCCCCGTGGATCGTGTTCGCCCCGCTGGTAGCCGCCGGACTGATCGTGCGCGGCCTGGCGGCTGTCGCGCGAACCGCGCTGCTCCAGCGGCTGAAGAACGGTTGA
- a CDS encoding ATP-binding protein, which produces MQFKGRADDLRLLDGQLKAVMDGTGSARGRAVIMAGRRRVGKSRLAQEFCDRSGLPYVLFQATRARNPEGERADFVASVASSPFAGADLVAGLSATDWNQALRTAAIAAADDSPSLLVIDEVPWLVEQDREFEGALQTIWDRHLSAKPVLLVLVGSDLSVMEALQSHDRPFFGRATKMTVRPLDPAAVQEITELSAAEAIDAQLITGGFPELVQSWGAGRSRIEFLRETLTSPLSPLLVAGELSLLGEFPESSRSRLVLEAIGTGERTYSAIAAQSGGTGALPAGTLTPILNTLQTTRIVATDLPLSTKSDTKNKRYRIADSYLRFWLACLERAIPLVERGRGDLASTRIERTWTSWRGRAVEPLIRESLQRLLPDDRWPHVEAVGGWWNRQNNPEIDLIGADRDPVAGSIEFAGSIKWLEDRPFDRHDYDELTRGLLAVPGTAFDTPLVAVSRSGTAPDLPLAMCWGPEDILAAWQ; this is translated from the coding sequence ATGCAGTTCAAGGGTCGTGCCGATGATCTACGCCTCCTGGACGGCCAGCTGAAGGCCGTCATGGACGGCACCGGTTCCGCGCGCGGCCGGGCGGTCATCATGGCCGGACGCCGCCGAGTCGGAAAATCCCGTCTGGCGCAGGAGTTCTGCGATCGCTCCGGACTCCCGTATGTCCTGTTCCAGGCAACCCGAGCCCGCAACCCCGAAGGCGAACGCGCCGACTTCGTCGCCTCCGTCGCTTCCTCGCCCTTCGCCGGCGCCGACCTGGTCGCCGGCCTGTCCGCCACGGACTGGAACCAGGCCCTGCGCACCGCCGCCATCGCGGCCGCCGACGACTCCCCCAGCCTGCTCGTCATCGACGAGGTGCCCTGGCTGGTCGAACAGGACCGCGAATTCGAGGGCGCGCTGCAAACGATCTGGGACCGTCACCTGTCTGCCAAACCCGTCCTGCTCGTCCTGGTCGGCAGCGACCTCTCGGTGATGGAAGCATTACAGTCCCACGATCGCCCCTTCTTCGGACGGGCCACGAAAATGACTGTGCGACCGCTGGATCCGGCCGCGGTTCAGGAGATCACCGAACTCTCCGCGGCCGAGGCGATCGACGCCCAGCTCATCACCGGCGGTTTCCCCGAACTCGTCCAATCCTGGGGCGCCGGCAGGAGCCGCATCGAATTCCTCCGGGAAACGCTCACCAGCCCGCTCTCCCCACTGCTCGTGGCCGGGGAACTCTCCCTGCTCGGGGAATTCCCCGAATCCTCCCGCTCCCGGCTGGTTCTCGAGGCCATCGGCACCGGCGAACGCACCTACAGCGCCATCGCCGCCCAGAGCGGAGGCACCGGCGCCCTCCCGGCCGGAACGCTCACTCCCATCCTGAACACCTTGCAGACCACGCGAATCGTCGCCACGGACTTGCCGCTGTCCACCAAATCGGACACCAAGAACAAGCGCTACCGCATCGCCGACTCCTACCTACGCTTCTGGCTCGCCTGCCTCGAGCGGGCTATCCCCCTCGTCGAACGCGGGCGTGGCGATCTGGCATCGACTCGAATCGAGCGAACGTGGACGTCGTGGCGGGGGCGAGCAGTGGAACCCCTGATTCGTGAGTCACTACAGCGGCTCCTGCCCGACGATCGATGGCCGCACGTGGAAGCCGTCGGCGGATGGTGGAATCGCCAGAACAATCCCGAGATCGACCTGATCGGCGCCGACCGCGATCCGGTCGCCGGCTCGATCGAATTCGCGGGTTCGATCAAATGGCTCGAAGACCGCCCCTTCGATCGCCACGACTACGACGAACTGACCCGCGGCCTACTCGCCGTTCCCGGTACGGCATTCGACACACCGCTCGTCGCCGTCAGCCGCTCCGGCACCGCTCCGGACCTCCCGCTGGCAATGTGCTGGGGGCCGGAAGACATCCTCGCCGCCTGGCAGTGA
- a CDS encoding lipase family protein, with the protein MLSSPTGDPTFDAWPDGLDAMDPGQITEVRDVTPTAAMLMAVPIQRALLLKFRSTTASGEPSFGTATLLTPAAPWAGPGPRPVEVNALPINSLGTHCTPGFQMSHGILEKPSTSLSAFMPSIWWALGQGHAVLVPDHEGPLMAYAEPKVAGHVMLDSIRATRAVDSNQFGDSHFVVSGYSGGAIASYATAMLLDEYAPELADVVAGAAAGGLVTDNRNVAHQFNGNISSGILLSVALAVAREHPEMLGYTNHLAQWVATSPVKDICGDADGPLGIVGFPMDVAANTANSLDGPLADEMFGKLDLTDRTSAVPLYIYHGAHDPWIPLEDARRMTRQQCGRGVPAVFRVVPGEHLIGYATGSPGLDDWLLARLRGEPAPSEC; encoded by the coding sequence GTGCTGTCCTCGCCGACCGGGGATCCGACCTTCGATGCCTGGCCCGACGGTCTCGACGCGATGGATCCGGGGCAGATCACCGAAGTACGCGACGTGACTCCGACGGCGGCCATGCTCATGGCCGTTCCGATTCAGCGCGCGCTGTTGCTGAAGTTCCGGTCCACCACGGCATCGGGGGAGCCGTCGTTCGGGACCGCCACACTGCTCACCCCGGCTGCCCCGTGGGCCGGTCCCGGGCCTCGGCCCGTGGAGGTGAACGCGCTGCCGATCAACTCGCTCGGGACGCACTGCACGCCGGGATTCCAGATGTCGCACGGCATTCTGGAGAAGCCGAGCACCAGTCTCTCGGCGTTCATGCCCTCCATCTGGTGGGCCCTCGGCCAAGGGCACGCGGTGCTCGTTCCCGACCACGAGGGACCGTTGATGGCGTATGCCGAACCGAAGGTCGCCGGCCATGTGATGCTCGATTCCATTCGCGCCACCCGGGCGGTGGACTCGAACCAGTTCGGCGACAGCCACTTCGTGGTCAGCGGCTACTCGGGCGGGGCGATCGCCTCCTACGCGACGGCGATGCTGCTCGACGAGTACGCGCCGGAGCTGGCGGACGTCGTGGCGGGTGCGGCCGCCGGCGGACTGGTCACCGACAACCGAAATGTCGCCCACCAGTTCAACGGGAACATCTCCTCCGGAATCCTCCTGTCCGTAGCGCTGGCGGTGGCGCGCGAACATCCCGAGATGCTGGGCTACACCAACCATCTCGCGCAGTGGGTGGCGACCTCGCCGGTGAAGGACATCTGCGGTGATGCCGACGGACCGCTCGGCATCGTCGGATTCCCGATGGATGTCGCGGCGAATACGGCCAATTCGCTCGACGGGCCGCTCGCCGACGAGATGTTCGGCAAGCTGGACCTCACCGACCGGACATCGGCTGTGCCGCTGTACATCTACCACGGCGCGCACGATCCCTGGATACCGCTCGAGGACGCCCGGCGCATGACCCGGCAGCAATGCGGCCGCGGCGTTCCGGCCGTCTTCCGCGTCGTGCCCGGAGAGCACCTGATCGGATACGCCACCGGCTCACCGGGTCTCGACGATTGGCTCCTCGCGCGGCTGCGTGGCGAACCGGCGCCGAGCGAATGCTGA
- a CDS encoding lipase family protein, which yields MLLVGGQPAAAESPTPAPLPGVAGPLQEWIENTIPAPQLTPPPQTAPEPQHLTGDDQTALWKSVLSSPVGDPAFDAWPDDLDAMSPGQIIETRDVTAPAATLIDAPIARAQLVKFRSTSATGTPSFGTATFLVPAVAWQGPDPRPVEVDTLPINALGLRCTPGYTLAHGDPDNKGINVFLPNVAAALNKGHAILIPDHEGPLVSYAEPNVAGHMTLDAIRAVRSSAPDEFADSRFAVTGYSGGAIASYATAMLLDEYAPELAGVLVGAAAGGLVTDYGAVARIFNGRTASGILLSVSLAIAREHPEMLEYMNNLAQWVATSPLKNICGEADGPLGAVGIPLEVAASIDHPLDSEIAGHIERLTDLTDRRSGVPLYIYHGANDFWIPLEESRKMYGQQCGLGVTAQFRTVPGEHVSAMMNGAGGATDWIDARLRGEPAPNDCA from the coding sequence ATGTTGCTAGTAGGCGGACAACCCGCCGCGGCCGAATCACCCACCCCCGCACCGTTACCGGGAGTTGCCGGTCCGCTCCAAGAGTGGATCGAGAACACCATCCCCGCACCACAACTGACCCCACCACCACAAACGGCCCCGGAACCACAGCACCTCACCGGTGACGACCAGACCGCACTGTGGAAATCCGTCCTGTCGTCGCCGGTCGGAGATCCGGCCTTCGACGCCTGGCCCGACGACCTGGATGCGATGAGCCCCGGCCAGATCATCGAAACCCGGGACGTGACCGCGCCGGCGGCCACGCTCATCGATGCCCCGATCGCCCGGGCGCAGCTGGTGAAGTTCCGATCCACCTCCGCGACGGGCACACCGTCGTTCGGGACCGCGACGTTCCTCGTTCCCGCCGTGGCGTGGCAGGGCCCCGATCCGCGGCCGGTGGAGGTGGATACGCTGCCGATCAACGCGCTCGGCCTGCGCTGCACCCCCGGCTACACGCTCGCGCACGGCGACCCCGACAACAAGGGCATCAACGTCTTCCTGCCGAACGTGGCCGCGGCGTTGAACAAGGGCCATGCCATCCTGATCCCCGATCACGAGGGACCGCTGGTGTCCTATGCCGAACCGAACGTCGCCGGTCACATGACCCTCGATGCCATCCGGGCCGTCCGGTCGTCGGCGCCGGACGAGTTCGCCGACAGTCGTTTCGCGGTCACCGGCTATTCGGGCGGGGCGATCGCCTCGTACGCGACGGCGATGCTGCTGGACGAGTACGCGCCGGAACTGGCCGGCGTGCTGGTGGGCGCGGCCGCGGGCGGCCTGGTGACCGACTACGGCGCGGTCGCGCGGATATTCAACGGGCGCACCGCCTCCGGGATCCTCCTCTCGGTGTCCCTGGCCATCGCGCGCGAACATCCCGAGATGCTGGAGTACATGAACAATCTCGCGCAGTGGGTGGCGACCTCGCCGCTGAAGAACATCTGCGGCGAGGCCGACGGACCGCTCGGCGCGGTAGGCATCCCGCTCGAGGTCGCGGCGAGCATCGATCACCCGCTCGACAGCGAGATCGCCGGCCACATCGAGCGGCTGACGGACCTGACCGACCGCAGATCGGGTGTGCCACTGTACATCTACCACGGCGCGAACGATTTCTGGATTCCCCTCGAGGAGTCCAGGAAGATGTACGGGCAGCAGTGCGGTCTCGGCGTGACGGCGCAATTCCGCACGGTGCCGGGCGAACACGTGTCCGCAATGATGAACGGCGCCGGCGGCGCCACCGACTGGATCGACGCCAGGCTCCGCGGCGAGCCGGCGCCGAACGACTGCGCCTGA